One Devosia lacusdianchii genomic window carries:
- a CDS encoding LysR substrate-binding domain-containing protein: MLHLLNAIRAFEVAARLGSVRKAADELHVSSGAISRHIKNLEDELGIDLFQRGNRSMRLTPGAAAFAATVTEAFASINRGAEHLHTSSQTTLMITAPDTFMLRWLVPRLQSLEAALGGISVRLTTWTREINPADRSIDVYIGVGPLRDIPGMTVAAVAPETFGPVVSPMLLRGREVTMDLLWSLPRLDIRWPPDMWTNWAREAGIALPPRETIWYDALSFSVQAAEAGLGVAIGPGPAITDALQHGRLVAPLGMVTRAGSWFLAWRDDRSPRTMSLIRRWFQQQMSPGV; encoded by the coding sequence ATGCTGCATCTGCTCAATGCGATCAGGGCGTTCGAAGTGGCGGCGCGGCTGGGCAGTGTGCGCAAGGCGGCCGATGAGCTGCATGTGTCCAGCGGGGCCATCAGCCGCCACATCAAGAACCTGGAAGACGAGCTTGGCATCGACCTGTTTCAGCGCGGCAACCGCTCGATGCGGTTGACGCCGGGGGCGGCAGCGTTCGCGGCGACGGTCACCGAGGCTTTTGCCTCGATCAACCGAGGCGCCGAGCATCTGCATACGTCGAGCCAGACCACGCTGATGATCACGGCGCCCGATACGTTCATGCTGCGCTGGCTGGTGCCGCGACTGCAAAGCCTCGAGGCCGCTTTGGGCGGCATTTCGGTGCGACTCACGACCTGGACGCGGGAGATCAACCCGGCCGATCGCTCGATCGACGTCTATATCGGGGTCGGTCCGCTGCGCGATATTCCCGGTATGACGGTGGCGGCGGTGGCGCCGGAAACCTTCGGTCCCGTGGTCAGCCCGATGCTGTTGCGCGGGCGCGAGGTGACGATGGACCTGCTGTGGAGCCTGCCGCGGCTCGATATCCGCTGGCCGCCCGACATGTGGACCAACTGGGCGCGTGAGGCGGGTATCGCGCTGCCGCCGCGCGAAACCATCTGGTACGACGCACTGTCCTTCAGCGTGCAGGCCGCCGAGGCGGGACTTGGCGTCGCCATAGGTCCCGGCCCAGCGATCACCGACGCGCTGCAGCACGGGCGCCTCGTGGCGCCGCTCGGCATGGTGACGCGCGCCGGCAGCTGGTTCCTCGCCTGGCGCGACGATCGCTCGCCGCGGACCATGAGCCTCATCCGCCGCTGGTTCCAGCAGCAGATGTCGCCGGGCGTCTAA
- a CDS encoding ABC transporter ATP-binding protein, whose product MAGLVLSGVRKSFGQTDIIHGVDLDIADGEFVVFVGPSGCGKSTLLRMIAGLENTTSGAIAIGDRDVTELDPSERRVAMVFQSYALYPHMNVADNIGFGLRMNGVPRAEVDRKVAEAASALHLTELLTRKPKQLSGGQRQRVAIGRAIVRNPEVFLFDEPLSNLDAELRVQMRLEIARLHTLLGATMIYVTHDQVEAMTLADKIVVLRAGRVEQVGTPLSLYDDPDNLFVAGFIGSPRMNFLRARVDAGGQIVLPDHGAVTVPMTIAAPPPAGAELLIGVRPEHFTPSGNVPLAVDVELIEHLGGSSFAYAKSGTEHPLTIELRDNRHVAVNSRLETGFASERAFLFDSATGLRIR is encoded by the coding sequence ATGGCCGGTCTCGTTCTCTCGGGCGTCAGGAAATCCTTCGGTCAGACCGACATTATCCACGGGGTCGATCTCGACATCGCCGATGGCGAGTTCGTGGTGTTTGTCGGCCCCTCGGGCTGCGGCAAGTCCACCCTGCTGCGCATGATCGCGGGTCTCGAAAACACCACGTCAGGCGCCATTGCCATCGGCGACCGCGACGTCACCGAACTCGATCCGTCGGAACGGCGCGTCGCCATGGTGTTCCAGTCCTATGCGCTCTATCCGCACATGAATGTCGCCGACAATATCGGCTTCGGCCTGCGCATGAATGGCGTGCCGCGAGCGGAAGTCGACCGCAAGGTGGCCGAAGCCGCCAGCGCCTTGCACCTGACCGAATTGCTGACGCGCAAACCCAAGCAGCTTTCTGGCGGCCAGCGCCAGCGCGTCGCCATCGGCCGCGCCATCGTGCGCAATCCCGAAGTCTTCCTGTTCGACGAACCGCTATCCAATCTCGACGCCGAATTACGCGTGCAGATGCGCCTCGAAATCGCGCGTCTCCATACCCTGCTCGGCGCCACGATGATCTATGTGACCCACGATCAGGTCGAGGCGATGACGCTGGCGGACAAAATCGTCGTGCTGCGCGCCGGACGGGTCGAGCAGGTCGGCACCCCGCTCAGCCTCTACGACGATCCCGATAACCTGTTCGTTGCCGGCTTCATCGGCTCGCCGCGCATGAATTTCCTCCGCGCCCGGGTCGATGCTGGCGGACAGATCGTCCTGCCCGATCACGGTGCCGTCACCGTCCCCATGACCATCGCCGCACCGCCACCCGCCGGAGCCGAACTGCTGATCGGCGTGCGCCCCGAGCATTTCACTCCCTCAGGAAATGTGCCACTGGCCGTGGACGTCGAGCTGATCGAGCATCTGGGCGGATCATCCTTCGCTTATGCCAAATCCGGCACCGAGCATCCGCTAACCATCGAATTGCGCGATAACCGCCACGTCGCCGTCAACAGCCGTCTCGAGACCGGTTTCGCCTCTGAACGAGCCTTCCTCTTCGACAGCGCCACCGGGTTGCGCATCCGATGA
- a CDS encoding nucleoside hydrolase: MTSTPHRIIIDCDPGHDDMAAILLAASHPAIQLEAITTVCGNASLDNTTNNALRIVDAFALDVPVYRGTVQPLLHRYDFPAEFHGPSGLDSSGADLPQTSRKPGNKHAVQAIIDLVDANPGQITLVVIGPMTNLALVFALRPDLAGKIKQLVFMGGSTGEGNVTPAAEFNIWADAEAARMVFRSGVKLVMFGLNATHQTLLRRQDIAAVRAAHPGTNAVADIMDFYCQTYYRFAGADKPGAPMHDPCAIAYLIDPSLFTIEQLPGEVIVADTETYGQTLIDLRPQDPAHDTRNKNVGVAIKADAEGFARLVTQGLIWGAGRISTQS; encoded by the coding sequence GTGACCAGCACTCCCCACCGCATCATTATCGATTGCGATCCTGGCCATGATGATATGGCGGCCATTCTGCTGGCGGCGTCCCATCCGGCAATCCAGCTCGAGGCCATCACCACCGTCTGCGGCAATGCCTCGCTCGATAACACCACCAACAATGCCTTGCGCATCGTCGATGCCTTTGCCCTCGACGTCCCGGTCTATCGCGGCACCGTCCAGCCGCTGCTGCACCGCTACGATTTCCCCGCCGAATTCCACGGCCCCAGTGGCCTCGACAGTTCCGGCGCCGACCTGCCCCAGACCAGCCGCAAGCCGGGCAACAAGCACGCCGTGCAGGCGATCATCGATCTCGTCGACGCCAATCCGGGCCAAATCACCCTCGTCGTCATCGGCCCGATGACCAATCTCGCTCTGGTCTTCGCGCTGCGGCCCGATCTCGCCGGCAAGATCAAACAGCTTGTCTTCATGGGCGGCTCGACCGGCGAGGGCAACGTCACCCCCGCCGCCGAATTCAACATCTGGGCCGACGCCGAGGCCGCCCGCATGGTCTTCCGCTCCGGCGTGAAGCTGGTGATGTTCGGGCTCAACGCCACCCACCAGACGCTGCTGCGTCGGCAGGATATCGCTGCCGTGCGCGCCGCTCATCCCGGCACCAATGCCGTCGCCGACATCATGGATTTCTACTGCCAGACCTATTACCGCTTCGCCGGCGCCGATAAGCCGGGCGCCCCGATGCACGACCCCTGCGCTATTGCCTATCTGATCGATCCGAGCCTGTTCACCATCGAGCAACTGCCGGGCGAGGTCATCGTCGCCGATACCGAAACCTACGGCCAGACCCTGATCGACCTGCGCCCGCAGGACCCCGCGCACGATACGCGCAACAAGAATGTCGGCGTCGCCATCAAGGCCGATGCCGAGGGCTTCGCCCGACTGGTCACCCAGGGCCTGATCTGGGGCGCCGGCCGGATTTCCACTCAATCCTGA
- the metE gene encoding 5-methyltetrahydropteroyltriglutamate--homocysteine S-methyltransferase, giving the protein MTKSANLGFPRIGAHRELKKSLEAYWKGDSDAAALHAAARELRARHWQLQQAAGIDIIPSNDFSLYDHMLDTIAALGAIPPRFAGISDPDQLYFAMARGSAAAPAMEMTKWFDTNYHYIVPEFYAGQHFALSTSKALDHYREAKALGIETRPVLVGPVTWLSLGKAKDDGLDPLSLLDAVLPVYAELLAALKAEGAEWVQIDEPILALDLCDVQRAALRRAYEVLQPVAPRIMLATYFGALLDNTDLAASLPVAGLHIDLVRAPEQLATVLKALPTSKVLSVGVIDGRNIWRADLDARFALVNQAWDSVGPDRLEIAPSCSLLHSPVDLDGETDLDDELRSWLAFARQKLAEVAALSTAMQRGRGAAKAAFDASAAAAASHRQSARIHRPEVAHRAAQPTDLSRKSVFAERRVAQRDRFKLPAFPTTTIGSFPQTSEVREQRSAFKKGRIDVAAYDAFLEAETERAVRIQERLGLDVLVHGEFERNDMVEYFGEQLDGFAFTKNGWVQSYGSRCVKPPVIYGDVSRPAPMTVRWSAYAAALTDRPVKGILTGPVTILQWSFVRVDQPRSQTCRQIALAIRDEVIDLEAAGIGIIQIDEPALREGLPLRQRDWDVYLRWAVDCFRASASGVADDTQIHTHMCYAEFNDIMPSIAEMDADVISIETSRSDMELLEAFRDFRYPNEIGPGVWDIHSPRVPGQADMEALMRKAAHGIPADQLWVNPDCGLKTRGWPEVEASLANLVATARALR; this is encoded by the coding sequence ATGACCAAATCGGCCAATCTCGGCTTCCCGCGCATCGGCGCCCATCGCGAACTGAAGAAATCCCTCGAAGCCTACTGGAAGGGCGACAGCGACGCCGCTGCCCTGCATGCCGCCGCCCGTGAGCTTCGCGCCCGCCACTGGCAACTCCAGCAGGCTGCCGGCATCGACATCATTCCGTCGAACGACTTTTCGCTCTACGACCACATGCTCGACACGATCGCAGCGCTGGGCGCTATTCCGCCGCGCTTTGCCGGCATCAGCGATCCGGACCAGCTCTATTTCGCCATGGCGCGCGGCAGTGCGGCCGCCCCGGCCATGGAGATGACCAAGTGGTTCGACACCAATTACCACTACATCGTCCCCGAATTTTACGCCGGCCAGCACTTCGCCCTGTCGACCAGCAAGGCGCTGGATCACTACCGCGAGGCCAAGGCACTGGGCATCGAAACCCGTCCGGTCCTGGTCGGGCCGGTGACCTGGCTGAGCCTCGGCAAGGCCAAGGACGATGGGCTCGATCCGCTCTCGCTGCTCGACGCCGTGCTGCCGGTCTATGCCGAGCTGCTGGCCGCCCTCAAGGCCGAGGGCGCAGAATGGGTGCAGATCGACGAACCCATCCTGGCGCTCGATCTCTGCGACGTCCAGCGCGCTGCCCTGCGCCGTGCCTATGAAGTGCTGCAGCCGGTCGCACCACGCATCATGCTCGCCACCTATTTCGGCGCCTTGCTCGATAACACCGATCTCGCCGCCAGCCTTCCCGTCGCCGGCCTCCACATCGATCTGGTGCGGGCACCCGAGCAACTGGCCACGGTGCTCAAGGCGCTACCCACCAGCAAAGTGCTGTCGGTTGGCGTCATCGACGGCCGCAACATCTGGCGGGCCGACCTCGATGCCCGCTTCGCGCTGGTGAACCAGGCGTGGGATAGTGTCGGTCCGGACCGGCTGGAAATCGCCCCCTCCTGTTCACTGCTCCACTCCCCGGTCGATCTCGATGGCGAAACCGACCTCGACGACGAACTACGCTCCTGGCTCGCCTTCGCGCGCCAGAAGCTCGCCGAAGTCGCAGCGCTCTCGACCGCAATGCAGCGTGGCCGCGGCGCGGCCAAGGCCGCCTTCGACGCCAGTGCAGCAGCCGCCGCCTCGCATCGCCAGTCGGCGCGCATCCACCGGCCCGAGGTCGCACATCGCGCCGCCCAGCCGACCGATCTAAGCCGAAAGAGTGTCTTCGCAGAGCGGCGCGTCGCGCAGCGTGATCGCTTCAAGCTGCCGGCATTCCCCACCACCACGATCGGCTCGTTTCCGCAGACCAGCGAAGTGCGCGAGCAGCGTTCAGCCTTCAAAAAGGGCCGGATTGACGTCGCCGCCTACGACGCCTTCCTCGAAGCCGAAACCGAACGCGCCGTGCGCATCCAGGAACGCCTCGGCCTCGACGTGCTCGTACACGGCGAGTTCGAGCGCAACGACATGGTGGAATATTTCGGCGAACAGCTCGATGGCTTCGCCTTCACCAAGAACGGCTGGGTCCAGTCCTATGGCAGCCGCTGCGTCAAGCCGCCGGTGATCTATGGCGATGTCTCGCGTCCCGCCCCGATGACGGTGCGGTGGTCTGCCTATGCCGCCGCGCTTACCGACCGCCCGGTGAAGGGCATACTCACCGGCCCGGTGACCATCCTGCAATGGAGCTTTGTGCGCGTCGACCAGCCACGCTCGCAAACCTGCCGCCAGATCGCGCTGGCCATAAGGGACGAAGTCATCGATCTCGAAGCCGCCGGCATCGGCATCATCCAGATCGACGAACCGGCCCTGCGCGAGGGCCTGCCTCTGCGCCAGCGCGATTGGGACGTCTATCTGCGCTGGGCCGTCGACTGCTTCCGCGCCTCGGCCTCGGGCGTCGCCGACGACACCCAGATCCACACCCACATGTGCTATGCCGAGTTCAACGACATCATGCCATCAATTGCCGAAATGGATGCCGACGTGATCTCGATCGAGACCTCGCGCTCGGACATGGAACTGCTCGAAGCCTTCCGCGACTTCCGCTACCCCAACGAGATCGGCCCCGGCGTCTGGGACATCCACTCCCCGCGCGTGCCCGGCCAAGCGGACATGGAGGCCCTGATGCGCAAGGCCGCCCATGGCATTCCCGCCGATCAGCTCTGGGTCAACCCCGACTGTGGCCTCAAAACCCGCGGCTGGCCCGAAGTTGAAGCGTCGCTCGCCAACCTCGTCGCCACGGCCAGGGCCCTGCGTTAG
- a CDS encoding carbohydrate ABC transporter permease encodes MTDTARKLRNGVGLGARHLVYAAIAFVFVLPLWWAIVSSLRPNGEVFADIFPFTAKALLPTPFTLEAYAGVFERGFGMIIANTMLVALVTMVAGLVVNGAAGFAFAMFDFKGKRIILSLIIISFMLPFEAIALPLYTVTQQLGWLDNIAALIVPSVANGLAVFLFYQFFSQVPKDYAEAARLDGVSWINILLRIYVPLSMPTCISAALLLFIFQWEAFLWPLLAMPSQQFKVIQVGMAAFQQQYQTIWNQLFAVSVITALIPIALLLPLQRYYVQGLAGAGIKG; translated from the coding sequence ATGACTGACACCGCCCGCAAGCTGCGCAATGGCGTCGGCCTCGGCGCCCGCCATCTGGTCTATGCCGCCATCGCCTTCGTTTTCGTGCTGCCACTATGGTGGGCCATCGTCTCCTCGCTGCGCCCCAACGGCGAAGTCTTCGCCGATATCTTTCCCTTTACTGCCAAGGCGCTGCTGCCGACGCCGTTCACGCTCGAAGCCTATGCGGGTGTCTTCGAACGCGGCTTCGGCATGATCATCGCCAACACCATGCTGGTGGCTTTGGTCACCATGGTCGCCGGGCTGGTCGTCAATGGCGCCGCCGGCTTTGCCTTCGCCATGTTCGACTTCAAGGGCAAGCGCATCATCCTGTCGCTGATCATCATCAGCTTCATGCTACCCTTCGAGGCCATCGCGCTGCCGCTCTATACCGTCACCCAGCAATTGGGCTGGCTCGACAATATTGCGGCCCTGATCGTGCCCAGCGTCGCCAATGGGCTGGCGGTGTTCCTGTTCTATCAATTCTTCAGCCAGGTCCCGAAGGACTATGCGGAAGCGGCCCGCCTCGATGGCGTGAGCTGGATCAATATTCTGCTGCGCATCTATGTGCCGCTGTCCATGCCCACCTGCATCAGCGCCGCTTTGCTGCTGTTCATCTTCCAGTGGGAAGCATTCCTGTGGCCGCTGCTGGCCATGCCCAGCCAGCAATTCAAGGTGATCCAGGTCGGCATGGCGGCGTTCCAGCAGCAATACCAGACCATCTGGAACCAGCTTTTCGCCGTGTCGGTCATCACCGCACTCATTCCCATCGCCCTGCTGCTGCCTTTGCAGCGCTACTATGTCCAGGGGCTCGCTGGCGCGGGCATCAAGGGCTAA
- the add gene encoding adenosine deaminase, producing the protein MTVLTSEELRSMPKVELHLHLDCSMSFQSVQALVPDMTPERYRAEFLAPVKCRNLVDYFRYLAAPLALLQTTAALRIATIDLLRQLADDTVVYAEIRFAPHLHRQAGLTTEAVVETVLAALTEGKAIYPVEARLILCTLRPDDTAQGMELLYLAARYAEHGVGGFDLAGDEAGYSLTEHIPVFRAAAERGVNVTAHAGEAVGAGSVCEVIEELGVRRVGHGVRAIEDEAVLDLIAGNGVHLEVCPSCNIQIDVFERYEDHPVDRLARRGLSVGINTDARGPTDLTLTQEYQRLHDVFGWRRADFRKANASALAAAFIDDNTRLRLAARF; encoded by the coding sequence ATGACCGTGCTGACCTCGGAAGAATTGCGCTCAATGCCCAAGGTTGAGCTGCATCTCCACCTCGACTGTTCGATGAGCTTTCAATCGGTGCAGGCTCTGGTGCCCGACATGACGCCGGAGCGCTATCGCGCCGAGTTCCTGGCCCCGGTCAAATGTCGGAACCTGGTGGACTATTTCCGCTACCTGGCCGCGCCGCTCGCCCTGCTGCAAACCACCGCCGCCCTGCGCATCGCCACTATCGACCTGTTGCGGCAACTGGCCGACGATACCGTCGTCTATGCCGAGATCCGCTTTGCCCCCCACCTGCACCGGCAGGCCGGCCTCACCACCGAGGCTGTGGTCGAAACTGTGCTCGCGGCCCTTACCGAAGGCAAGGCGATCTATCCGGTCGAGGCCCGTCTGATCCTCTGCACGCTGCGACCCGACGACACGGCCCAGGGCATGGAATTGCTCTACCTTGCCGCGCGCTATGCCGAGCACGGCGTCGGCGGCTTTGACCTGGCTGGCGACGAAGCCGGCTATAGCCTCACCGAACATATCCCGGTCTTCCGCGCCGCCGCCGAGCGCGGCGTCAATGTCACCGCCCATGCCGGCGAAGCTGTCGGCGCTGGCAGCGTATGCGAAGTCATCGAAGAGTTGGGCGTGCGCCGGGTCGGTCACGGCGTCCGCGCCATCGAGGACGAAGCCGTTCTCGATCTCATCGCCGGCAATGGCGTGCATCTTGAGGTCTGCCCGTCCTGCAATATCCAGATCGACGTCTTTGAACGCTACGAGGATCACCCTGTAGACAGGCTCGCCCGCCGCGGCCTTTCCGTCGGCATCAATACCGACGCCCGGGGCCCAACCGATCTGACGCTGACCCAGGAGTACCAGCGCCTGCATGATGTATTCGGCTGGCGGCGTGCCGACTTCCGCAAGGCCAATGCCAGCGCCCTGGCAGCAGCCTTCATCGACGACAACACAAGATTGCGACTGGCCGCCCGATTCTGA
- a CDS encoding extracellular solute-binding protein has product MKTTKIAIIAGLVASMLAGTALAQDKTLNMIVIEGGDTTAMQAVADAYTAANPGVTINLQPYPFAQFFQVAELRLRSADAGIDLVYVDAPLLASYASRGFLSPIDASIDTSTLVPSALDAGKYDGTQFALPINNSAQVLYYNKALFEAAGITPPDGLTAGATATQAEVDDLAATKRWTWEQVADAAQKLTVKDGGRTTTYGFTVEQFGELYQLQPFGESLGTDVVAPDGYTASGYLDSEAWTKAATYWSDLYNAWGVSPKSLGYGEAAQLFGNGQLAMLAGGTWNLPGLIASGVDFGVAPYPYFEGGKVLTPTGSWYVGVNAASANQAEAFDFASFLTTSAEGTKVWFDSLQQLPTYQPLLEEISTAASYDAFPNDVFRLGVYDSLNTAKARPVTAAYGQLQDAFRTAFVDIANGVAVSDALASAVQKFEAAAARVAP; this is encoded by the coding sequence ATGAAGACTACAAAGATTGCCATCATCGCCGGCCTTGTGGCCAGCATGCTCGCCGGCACCGCGCTGGCCCAGGACAAGACGCTCAACATGATCGTCATCGAAGGCGGCGACACCACCGCGATGCAGGCCGTGGCCGATGCCTATACGGCGGCCAATCCGGGCGTGACCATCAACCTCCAGCCCTATCCCTTCGCCCAGTTCTTCCAGGTCGCCGAGCTGCGCCTGCGCTCCGCCGATGCCGGGATCGACCTTGTCTATGTCGATGCGCCCCTGCTCGCCAGCTACGCCTCGCGCGGCTTCCTCTCGCCGATCGATGCGTCCATCGACACCTCGACGCTGGTGCCGAGCGCGCTCGATGCCGGAAAGTATGACGGCACCCAGTTTGCCCTGCCGATCAACAACTCGGCGCAAGTGCTCTACTACAATAAGGCCCTGTTCGAAGCCGCCGGCATCACCCCGCCCGATGGCCTCACCGCTGGCGCCACCGCCACCCAGGCCGAGGTCGATGACCTCGCCGCCACCAAGCGCTGGACCTGGGAACAGGTCGCCGACGCCGCCCAGAAGCTGACCGTCAAGGATGGCGGCCGCACCACCACCTATGGCTTCACCGTCGAGCAGTTCGGCGAACTCTACCAACTCCAGCCGTTCGGCGAGTCGCTGGGCACCGATGTCGTCGCCCCGGATGGCTATACCGCCTCTGGTTACCTCGATAGCGAAGCCTGGACCAAAGCTGCCACCTATTGGTCCGACCTCTACAATGCCTGGGGCGTCAGCCCCAAGAGTCTAGGCTATGGCGAGGCAGCGCAGCTCTTCGGCAATGGCCAGCTCGCCATGCTGGCCGGCGGCACCTGGAACCTGCCCGGCCTGATCGCCAGCGGCGTCGATTTCGGCGTCGCCCCCTACCCCTATTTCGAAGGTGGCAAGGTGCTGACCCCGACCGGATCCTGGTATGTCGGCGTCAACGCCGCCTCGGCCAACCAGGCCGAAGCCTTCGACTTCGCCAGCTTTCTGACCACCTCGGCCGAAGGCACCAAGGTCTGGTTCGACTCGCTGCAGCAATTGCCGACCTATCAGCCCCTGCTCGAAGAAATCAGCACCGCCGCCAGCTACGACGCCTTCCCCAACGACGTGTTCCGCCTCGGCGTCTATGACTCGCTGAACACTGCCAAGGCCCGTCCCGTCACCGCTGCCTATGGGCAGTTGCAGGATGCGTTCCGCACCGCCTTCGTCGATATCGCCAACGGCGTCGCCGTCAGCGATGCTCTGGCCAGTGCCGTACAGAAATTCGAGGCCGCCGCAGCCCGCGTCGCGCCCTGA
- a CDS encoding murein L,D-transpeptidase family protein produces the protein MRLVRALTIILVALALAACSQFDNRHMVALSKPVLTRLAEIGSSPQEAMLIRIYKQSSELEVWKRTRTGAFVLFKTYAICTWSGDLGPKFREGDMQSPEGFYTVTPAQMNPKSSYWLSFNTGFPNKFDQAWGRTGTNLMVHGDCKSVGCYAVTDEQIKEIYALARESFSGGNRSFQLQLFPFRMTDANLASNAASPHAAFWANLKQGADIFEATRQPPAWDVCEKRYVFNRNDPLAQPLDPLGACPVAPLSTMTALQ, from the coding sequence ATGCGGCTCGTGCGGGCACTGACCATCATTCTCGTTGCCTTGGCGCTGGCGGCCTGCAGCCAGTTCGATAACCGGCACATGGTCGCGTTGAGCAAACCGGTCCTCACCAGGCTGGCCGAAATCGGCTCCAGCCCGCAAGAGGCCATGCTCATCCGCATCTACAAGCAGTCATCCGAGCTGGAAGTCTGGAAGCGGACGCGCACCGGCGCCTTCGTCCTGTTCAAGACCTATGCCATCTGCACCTGGTCGGGCGATCTCGGGCCAAAATTCCGCGAGGGCGACATGCAATCGCCCGAGGGATTCTATACCGTCACCCCTGCCCAGATGAATCCCAAGTCGTCCTACTGGCTCTCGTTCAATACCGGCTTTCCCAACAAGTTCGACCAGGCCTGGGGCCGCACCGGCACCAATCTGATGGTGCATGGCGATTGCAAATCGGTCGGCTGCTACGCCGTCACCGACGAGCAGATCAAGGAAATCTATGCCCTGGCGCGCGAGAGCTTCAGCGGCGGCAACCGCTCGTTCCAGCTCCAGCTTTTTCCCTTCCGCATGACTGACGCCAACCTCGCCAGCAATGCCGCGAGCCCGCATGCGGCCTTCTGGGCCAACCTCAAGCAAGGCGCCGATATCTTCGAGGCAACCCGCCAGCCGCCGGCCTGGGATGTCTGCGAGAAGCGCTATGTCTTCAACCGCAACGACCCTCTGGCCCAGCCGCTCGATCCGCTCGGCGCCTGCCCAGTGGCGCCCCTCAGCACCATGACCGCGCTGCAATAG
- a CDS encoding carbohydrate ABC transporter permease translates to MTRSRSPALLIAILLAPALVGLVVFRLYPIELAISDSFHNVLRGQQLFVGLDNYLALLTDSAFWNSLQVTLWFNLLINPIQIALALGLALLYVQQFKGVTFYRVLFLIPIGVSLPTAVIIWRIMLSQDGLVNGVIGMAGVPAQPWLTAESLALYSIIAIATWKGISYWMIFIIGGLQNISPEIYDAARIDGVKPWQRLVFITIPLLRPTLLFVLVADVSINFLLFAPIFMLTQGGPADSTNVLMYEAYKSGFVFGDMGRAMAIVVVVVAILLVIVGLQFKLLSGPKEAR, encoded by the coding sequence ATGACCCGCTCTCGATCACCTGCCCTGTTGATTGCGATACTGCTGGCGCCAGCGCTGGTCGGTCTTGTCGTTTTCCGCCTCTATCCGATCGAGCTGGCTATCAGCGACAGCTTCCACAACGTGCTGCGCGGCCAGCAATTGTTTGTTGGTCTCGACAACTACCTCGCCCTGCTGACCGATTCCGCCTTCTGGAACTCGCTACAGGTCACGCTCTGGTTCAACCTTCTGATCAACCCCATCCAGATCGCCCTCGCTCTGGGCCTGGCGCTGCTCTACGTCCAGCAGTTCAAGGGCGTCACCTTCTATCGCGTGCTGTTCCTCATCCCCATCGGCGTATCGCTGCCCACCGCCGTCATCATCTGGCGCATCATGCTGAGCCAAGATGGGCTGGTGAACGGCGTCATCGGCATGGCCGGCGTTCCTGCCCAGCCCTGGCTGACCGCCGAATCCCTGGCGCTCTATTCGATCATCGCCATCGCCACCTGGAAGGGCATCTCCTATTGGATGATCTTCATCATCGGCGGCCTGCAAAACATCTCGCCCGAAATCTACGACGCCGCCCGCATCGATGGCGTCAAACCGTGGCAGCGCTTGGTCTTCATCACCATCCCCTTGCTGCGCCCAACGCTGCTCTTCGTGCTGGTGGCCGATGTGTCGATCAATTTCCTGCTCTTCGCCCCCATCTTCATGCTGACCCAGGGCGGTCCCGCCGATTCCACCAATGTGCTGATGTATGAGGCCTATAAGTCAGGCTTCGTCTTCGGCGATATGGGCCGGGCCATGGCCATCGTCGTCGTGGTGGTCGCCATCCTGCTGGTCATTGTCGGCTTGCAGTTCAAGCTGCTCTCCGGCCCCAAGGAGGCACGCTGA